One segment of Ipomoea triloba cultivar NCNSP0323 chromosome 12, ASM357664v1 DNA contains the following:
- the LOC115998617 gene encoding catalase isozyme 1 has protein sequence MDPYKNRPSSAFNSPFFTTNSGAPVWNNNNSLTVGSRGPILLEDYHLVEKLSNFDRERIPERVVHARGASAKGFFEVTHDITHLTCADFLRAPGVQTPIILRFSTVIHERGSPETLRDPRGFAVKFYTREGNFDMVGNNFPVFFIRDGMKFPDMVHALKPNPKSHIQENWRILDFFSHHPESLHMFTFLFDDIGIPQDYRHMDGSGVNTYTLINKAGKSHYVKFHWKPTCGVKSLLEDEAIKVGGANHSHATQDLYDSIAAGNYPEWKLFIQTIDPDIEDSFDFDPLDVTKTWPEDLVPMQPVGRLVLNKNIDNFFNENEQLAFCPSIVVPGIYYSDDKLLQTRIFSYSDTQRYRLGPNYLQLPANAPKCSMHNNHYDGSMNFMHRDEEIDYFPSRYDPVRHAERYPIPAAVCTGKREKRVIEKENNFKQPGERYRSFSPDRQERFICRWVDALSDPRITYEIRSIWISYWSQADKSLGQKIASRLNMRPNM, from the exons ATGGATCCTTACAAG AACCGGCCATCAAGTGCCTTCAACTCCCCTTTCTTCACCACCAATTCCGGGGCCCCGGTGTGGAACAACAACAATTCCCTAACCGTTGGGTCTAGAG GTCCGATACTGCTGGAAGACTACCATTTGGTGGAGAAGCTTTCGAATTTCGACAGGGAACGCATCCCGGAGCGTGTGGTGCACGCACGGGGAGCTAGCGCCAAAGGCTTCTTTGAAGTGACCCATGACATAACTCACCTTACCTGCGCCGACTTCCTACGCGCCCCCGGCGTCCAGACGCCCATCATCCTCCGCTTCTCCACCGTCATTCATGAGAGGGGCAGCCCTGAAACCCTCAGAGACCCTCGTGGTTTTGCTGTCAAATTCTACACTAGAGAG GGAAACTTTGACATGGTGGGAAACAATTTTCCGGTGTTCTTCATCCGCGACGGGATGAAGTTCCCGGACATGGTTCACGCGCTGAAGCCCAACCCCAAATCCCACATCCAAGAAAACTGGAGAATCCTGGACTTCTTCTCCCACCACCCAGAAAGCCTCCACATGTTCACTTTCCTGTTCGACGACATCGGCATTCCTCAGGACTACCGCCACATGGACGGCTCCGGCGTCAACACCTACACTCTCATCAACAAGGCCGGCAAGTCCCACTACGTCAAGTTCCACTGGAAACCCACCTGCGGCGTCAAGTCCTTGCTCGAAGACGAAGCCATCAAG GTGGGCGGCGCGAACCACAGCCACGCCACACAGGATCTGTACGACTCCATCGCCGCTGGGAACTACCCGGAGTGGAAGCTTTTCATTCAGACCATCGACCCTGACATCGAAGACAGCTTCGATTTCGACCCGCTTGACGTGACGAAGACGTGGCCGGAGGATCTGGTGCCGATGCAGCCGGTGGGTCGCCTGGTTTTGAACAAGAACATCGACAATTTCTTCAACGAGAACGAGCAGCTGGCGTTTTGCCCGTCGATTGTGGTGCCCGGAATCTATTATTCCGACGATAAGCTGCTGCAGACCCGGATTTTCTCCTACTCTGATACTCAGAGGTACCGGCTCGGTCCCAACTATCTGCAGCTGCCGGCGAATGCTCCCAAGTGTTCCATGCACAACAATCACTATGATGGGTCCATGAATTTCATGCACAGAGACGAAGAG ATTGATTACTTCCCTTCGAGGTATGATCCTGTGAGGCACGCTGAGAGGTACCCAATTCCTGCTGCAGTCTGCACTGGCAAACGTGAGAAG CGTGTGATTGAGAAGGAGAACAATTTCAAGCAACCTGGGGAGAGATACCGTTCATTCTCACCAGacag GCAGGAGAGGTTTATCTGCCGCTGGGTTGATGCCTTGTCTGATCCAAGAATTACCTATGAGATTCGCAGTATTTGGATCTCATACTGGTCTCAG GCTGATAAATCCTTGGGACAGAAGATTGCTTCCAGGCTGAACATGAGGCCAAACATGTGA
- the LOC115999193 gene encoding probable serine/threonine-protein kinase PIX13 — MGNCFGYKKTADSVNPSTTTPHTSSLRPSTPGTSTSWLSTVGSGSTSANGEILASANLKIYSFVDLKSATRSFRPDSVLGTGGFGTVFKGWVDENTLAPSRNGVGITVAIKKMNPESTQGFEEWQSEVNFLGRLSHPNVVKLLGYCFDDNELLLVYEFMQKGSLENHLFRRAMEPLSWKIRLKVAIGAAKALAFLHTLPRKVIYRDFKASNILLDGNYNAKISDFGLAKLGPSAGNSHITTRIMGTYGYAAPEYIATGHLYVESDVYGFGVVLLEMLTGLRAFDAQRPSDQQNLVEWAKPMLSQRKKLKTIMDARMEGQYHYSAALHASELTLRCIDEEPKKRPSMKQVMETLEQIEAMKRP, encoded by the exons GGACTTCAACAAGCTGGCTTTCAACAGTGGGCAGTGGCAGTACATCTGCAAATGGAGAGATTTTAGCCTCagcaaatttgaaaatttacaGTTTTGTTGATTTGAAGTCTGCTACTAGAAGTTTTAGGCCTGATTCAGTGCTGGGCACAGGGGGTTTTGGGACAGTGTTTAAAGGATGGGTTGATGAGAACACGCTTGCACCGTCTAGAAATGGCGTTGGAATTACTGTTGCCATCAAGAAAATGAACCCTGAAAGTACACAAGGATTTGAGGAGTGGCAG TCTGAAGTAAACTTCTTAGGAAGGCTTTCACATCCTAATGTGGTTAAGTTATTGGGGTACTGTTTTGACGATAACGAACTGCTACTTGTGTATGAGTTTATGCAGAAGGGAAGCTTAGAAAACCATCTTTTCAGAA GAGCTATGGAACCGCTTTCTTGGAAGATACGGCTCAAAGTTGCCATAGGAGCTGCAAAGGCTCTGGCATTTTTGCACACTTTGCCTAGAAAAGTCATTTACAGGGACTTCAAGGCCTCCAACATTCTTCTTGACGGG AATTACAATGCAAAAATCTCGGATTTTGGCTTAGCTAAACTGGGACCTTCTGCTGGAAATTCACACATTACAACCCGAATAATGGGCACATATGGCTATGCTGCACCAGAGTACATTGCAACAG GCCATCTATATGTGGAAAGCGATGTGTATGGCTTTGGCGTGGTCCTGCTAGAAATGTTGACGGGATTGAGAGCATTTGATGCTCAACGACCCTCGGATCAACAGAACTTGGTGGAATGGGCAAAACCGATGCTGTCTCAGAGAAAGAAGCTTAAAACCATAATGGATGCTCGGATGGAAGGACAGTATCATTACAGCGCAGCCTTACATGCGTCTGAGCTTACGCTCAGATGCATAGATGAAGAACCTAAGAAAAGGCCTTCCATGAAACAAGTTATGGAAACATTGGAACAGATTGAAGCAATGAAGAGGCCCTGA
- the LOC116000425 gene encoding zinc finger protein ZAT3-like, giving the protein MSSSSRESSLSSGGKSSIETAQRSPGSNSGGSIPPPREGAMICLVCGEGFPSVKSMFGHMKNHKSRGWKGAYPPPAFDYETEFAEYKHLLVKPMDQQEEEIEAAGEGIAVQASAPAPGGPRGVTVPDLNASPEKGEAAGEYLLPDLNFPPSRFL; this is encoded by the coding sequence ATGAGTTCCAGTTCAAGAGAAAGTTCATTATCGTCCGGGGGGAAGAGCTCAATCGAAACCGCGCAGCGAAGTCCTGGAAGCAATTCCGGCGGGTCAATTCCCCCGCCACGCGAGGGTGCGATGATTTGCTTGGTCTGCGGGGAGGGGTTTCCGAGCGTTAAGAGCATGTTTGGGCACATGAAGAACCACAAGAGTCGAGGATGGAAGGGCGCGTATCCTCCGCCGGCCTTCGACTACGAAACTGAATTCGCGGAGTATAAGCATCTGCTCGTGAAGCCGATGGATCAACAGGAAGAGGAAATTGAAGCCGCCGGCGAAGGAATTGCTGTGCAAGCGTCGGCGCCGGCTCCGGGAGGGCCAAGAGGCGTAACCGTGCCGGACTTGAACGCCTCGCCGGAAAAAGGGGAAGCGGCGGGAGAGTATCTCCTGCCGGATCTGAATTTCCCCCCCTCCAGATTCCTGTGA
- the LOC115999192 gene encoding phosphoinositide phosphatase SAC6-like, whose product MEKSNHEPKLYSKMRLWEFPDQYVIEPSDGSSGSRLAISRTDASMNLIDEIPQCSSLRVPKIKKIFGIVGMLKLVAGSYLIVITERECVGSYIGHPIYKVTSLKVLPCDHSLKNSPLEQKKMEAEFYSLLNVAEKTHGLYFSYDVNITMSAQRLYDLGESKMLPLWRQADPRFIWNNYIMEALIDSKLDPFLLPVVQGSFNNFQAAIGKDIIDITLIARRCNRRTGTRLWRRGADSDGYVANFVESEQIMQINGFTASSVQIRGSIPLLWDQIVDLTYKPKFELVRQEEVPRVIERHFTDLRKKYGNVIAIDLVNKHGAEGRLSEKFNGAMQHIASDEVKYLHFDFHHVCGHVHFENLSILYDQIETFITKNRYFLLNEKGEKLEAQLGVVRTNCIDCLDRTNVSQSMVGRKLLEFQLRRLGVFNAEETISTHPNLDENFKVLWANHGDDISTQYSGTPALKGDFVRFGKRTFQGILTDGYNAMMRYYLNNFRDGTKQDAIDLVQGHYIVSVARDSLKASQRAGLQAVASFPLAFGLIITGLFFTLLSLRRVREDPWNLLFSMVWAGISMGIAAFVKANGRVFCNRPRLHQPRR is encoded by the exons ATGGAGAAGTCAAATCATGAACCGAAGTTGTATTCAAAGATGCGGCTCTGGGAGTTCCCAGATCAATACGTTATTGAGCCTTCCGATGGATCTTCCGGTTCGCGCTTGGCGATCAGCAGGACGGATGCGTCTATGAATTTAATCG ATGAAATACCGCAGTGCAGTTCGCTCCGTGTTcctaaaattaagaaaatcttTGGTATTGTTGGTATGCTAAAGCTTGTTGCAG GATCGTACTTAATAGTTATAACAGAACGCGAATGTGTTGGTTCTTACATTGGGCATCCTATTTATAAAGTCACATCGTTGAAGGTTTTACCTTGTGATCATTCTCTCAAGAATTCTCCGTTAGAACAG AAAAAGATGGAGGCAGAATTTTATTCACTGCTAAATGTTGCGGAGAAGACTCATGGCCTGTACTTTTCTTATGATGTCAATATAACAATGAG TGCTCAGCGATTATATGATTTGGGTGAATCTAAAATGCTTCCTCTTTGGAGACAG GCAGACCCTCGGTTTATTTGGAACAACTATATAATGGAGGCTCTTATAGATAGCAAG CTCGACCCCTTCTTGCTACCTGTTGTCCAGGGCA GTTTTAACAACTTTCAAGCAGCCATTGGAAAAGACATTATTGATATTACACTGATTGCACGAAGGTGCAATAGAAGAACTG GCACACGGCTTTGGAGAAGAGGGGCTGATTCTGATGGATATGTTGCAAATTTTGTGGAAAGTGAACAAATCATGCAAATTAATGGATTCACAGCATCATCTGTCCAG ATCCGAGGGTCAATCCCTTTACTGTGGGATCAGATTGTTGATTTAACATATAAGCCGAAGTTTGAGTTAGTCAGACAAGAGGAAGTA CCTCGAGTGATTGAGCGGCACTTTACGGACCTGAGAAAGAAATATGGAAATGTTAtagccattgatcttgtcaataag CATGGAGCAGAGGGACGCTTAAGTGAAAAGTTCAATGGCGCAATGCAGCATATTGCTAGTGATGAAGTGAA ATACTTGCACTTTGATTTTCATCACGTATGTGGACATGTTCATTTTGAGAACCTCTCCATACTTTATGATCAAATCGAGACTTTTATCACCAAAAACAG gTACTTTCTACTGAATGAAAAAGGTGAGAAACTTGAGGCGCAACTTGGAGTTGTGAGGACTAATTGCATAGATTGCTTAGATCGAACAAATGTCAGTCAG AGCATGGTTGGTAGGAAATTGTTGGAATTCCAACTGAGAAGGCTTGGTGTTTTTAATGCTGAAGAAACCATTAGCACCCACCCCAACCTTGATGAGAACTTCAAAGTCT TGTGGGCTAATCATGGCGATGATATAAGTACCCAATATTCTGGTACTCCTGCTTTAAAGGGAGATTTTGTCAG ATTTGGTAAAAGAACTTTCCAAGGGATCCTCACTGATGGCTATAATGCCATGATGCGCTACTACTTGAACAACTTCCGGGATGGTACAAAACAG GATGCAATTGATTTAGTGCAAGGACATTACATTGTCTCTGTTGCCCGCGACTCTCTGAAGGCATCTCAAAGAGCAGGCCTTCAAGCTGTTGCT TCATTTCCACTGGCTTTCGGGCTGATTATAACTGGGTTATTCTTCACCCTCTTGTCACTAAGGCGAG TTCGAGAGGATCCTTGGAACCTGCTGTTTTCAATGGTCTGGGCAGGCATAAGCATGGGAATAGCTGCATTTGTGAAAGCAAATGGCCGCGTTTTCTGTAACAGGCCACGCCTCCACCAGCCCAGACGCTGA
- the LOC115999118 gene encoding ubiquitin domain-containing protein DSK2a-like, which yields MDGGDASVAGNRDGGGSDSENNAEAGGCSGTQVAVFIRSSNGSKFVVEASLGITVGSFKSLLAQQCDIPPEQQRLIYKGRILKDEQTLESYGLAATHTIHLVRGFAPAASTNTSTNTASAGNPAAPSPNQNAPRDTGPDVNVGGTFDGSGLGASLFPGLNVNRPGSGAGLFGAGLPDFDQFQQHMSQNPNMMRDILNMPLFQNLMNNPEIIRNSILNNPQMRDIMDRNPELAHILNDPATLRQTMEAARNPELMRELMRNTDRAMSNIESSPEGFNMLRRMYETVQEPFLNATTMSGDMRSDTGSNPFAALLGGQGVGQGRDQLNNPPTTGSETSPTSPAPNTNPLPNPWASAGTAGTQTNTTARSNPAGDARAAPQGRLGRRGLPDLLSGMPDANTVNQLMQNPVISQMMQSVLSNPQYMNQILGLNPQLRSMLDSNPQLREMMQNPDLLRQLTSPETMQQLMNFQQSLSSQLGRNRTSRDPGQNGGAAGSPDNTGLEMLMNMFGGLGTGGFGVPNQPNVPPEELYATQLTQLQEMGFFDTQENIRALIATAGNVHAAVERLLGNPGQ from the exons ATGGATGGCGGCGATGCTAGCGTTGCAGGAAACCGCGATGGCGGTGGTTCGGACAGCGAAAACAACGCCGAGGCGGGCGGTTGTAGCGGGACTCAAGTGGCCGTGTTTATCCGATCCTCAAACGGCTCCAAGTTCGTGGTGGAGGCGTCTCTCGGCATCACCGTCGGATCCTTCAAGTCCTTACTAGCTCAGCAGTGCGACATCCCCCCCGAGCAGCAGCGGTTGATCTACAAAGGCCGGATCCTGAAGGACGAGCAAACCTTAGAAAGCTATG GTTTGGCGGCCACTCACACTATTCATTTGGTTCGTGGCTTTGCTCCAGCTGCCTCTACAAATACCTCTACAAATACTGCAAGTGCAGGTAATCCTGCTGCTCCAAGTCCTAACCAAAATGCACCAAGGGATACTGGCCCAGATGTGAATGTAGGTGGAACATTTGATGGATCAGGTTTAGGAGCTTCATTGTTTCCTGGGCTTAATGTGAACAGACCTGGAAGTGGTGCAGGGTTATTTGGAGCTGGACTTCCAGATTTTGATCAGTTTCAGCAGCACATGAGTCAGAATCCCAACATGATGAGAGATATATTGAACATGCCTCTTTTTCAGAATCTAATGAATAACCCAGAAATTATCCGCAACTCAATCTTAAACAATCCTCAGATGCGAGATATTATGGATCGCAATCCAGAGCTTGCACACATACTAAATGATCCTGCTACTCTTCGCCAGACAATGGAGGCTGCAAGAAACCCTGAACTCATGCGTGAGTTGATGCGTAATACTGACAGGGCTATGAGTAATATTGAATCTTCACCAGAGGGATTTAACATGCTGAGGCGCATGTATGAAACAGTCCAAGAGCCATTCCTGAATGCGACCACCATGTCTGGAGATATGAGAAGTGATACGGGGTCAAACCCTTTTGCTGCACTTCTTGGAGGCCAAGGTGTGGGTCAAGGCCGGGATCAACTGAATAATCCTCCAACTACTGGTTCTGAAACATCTCCCACATCTCCTGCTCCTAATACTAATCCACTTCCTAATCCTTGGGCATCTGCTGGGA CTGCAGGCACACAAACAAATACCACTGCTAGGTCTAACCCTGCTGGGGATGCTAGGGCAGCACCGCAAGGTCGCTTAGGTCGACGTGGCTTACCTGATCTGCTCAGTGGCATGCCTGATGCCAACACAGTAAATCAGTTAATGCAGAATCCAGTTATCTCGCAGATGATGCAATCTGTTCTCTCCAATCCTCAGTACATGAACCAG ATTCTTGGCCTTAACCCGCAATTACGCAGCATGCTTGATTCCAATCCTCAACTTCGAGAGATGATGCAAAACCCTGATTTGCTTCGTCAATTGACTTCCCCTGAGACAATGCAG CAACTCATGAATTTTCAGCAATCACTCAGTTCACAACTTGGTAGAAATCGGACTAGTCG AGATCCAGGTCAAAATGGTGGAGCAGCAG GGTCGCCCGACAATACAGGATTAGAAATGCTGATGAATATGTTTGGTGGACTTGGAACAGGGGGTTTTGGAGTTCCCAACCAACCCAATG TGCCACCTGAGGAACTATACGCCACTCAGCTTACACAGCTTCAGGAAATGGGTTTCTTTGATACACAAGAAAACATAAGGGCACTGATAGCCACTGCTGGGAATGTCCATGCTGCTGTGGAACGTCTTCTAGGAAACCCCGGTCAGTAG